From a region of the Ficedula albicollis isolate OC2 chromosome 1A, FicAlb1.5, whole genome shotgun sequence genome:
- the RIC8B gene encoding synembryn-B, with product MAWTLTVSVGRGRGVWNGLTHLASFFRVSGPAKRKGKNRATFKFDPADEDKRKKLCEGILNILEKDTKTSCQVACLEALRILSRDKKVLVPVTTKRNMQILMKLARLDTVEDPLERVSEFPVIVEALKCLCNIIFNSSVAQKLSLELNLAAMLCNLLQKCKDRQLVDDIKCFDLRLLFLLSLLHTDIRAQLRQELQGVQVLTQALESSLSVRWTEEYKAAEDRDRPPLSLQETDCAIEALKALFNVTLDSWNVHSKNESHQFRYMAAILRHCLLTTGPTEEKTEELHSNAINLLSNVPVSCLDVLINPSSQEETDIKYNGMNMGAIQILLDFMEKRIDKGSSYREGLTPVLSLLTECCRTHRNIRKFIKAQVLPPLRDVSNRPEVGTTVRNKLVRLMTHVDLGVKQIAAEFLFVLCKERVDSLLKYTGYGNAAGLLAARGLLAGGRGDHWYSDDEDTDTEEYKSAKPNINLITGHLEEPMPNPMDEMTEEQKEYEAMKLVNMFDKLSRDELIKPMGVRPDGTMAPLEEAVSQYHTSKQESSDSD from the exons ATGGCCTGGACACTGACCGTGTCagtgggcaggggcaggggggtGTGGAATGGGCTGACACACCTCGCTTCATTTTTCCGTGTTTCTGGCCCAGCAAAGCGAAAGGGGAAG AATCGGGCCACTTTCAAATTTGACCCTGCAgatgaagacaaaagaaag AAACTGTGTGAGGGAATTCTCAACATCCttgaaaaagacacaaaaactTCATGTCAAGTTGCCTGCCTGGAGGCCCTCCGGATTCTGTCCAGGGACAAGAAGGTTTTAGTGCCTGTAACCACAAAGAGGAACATGCAGATCCTTATGAAGCTAGCAAGGCTGGACACTGTGGAAGATCCTCTGGAGAGAGTATCTGAATTTCCTGTGATAGTAGAAGCCTTAAAATGCCTCTgtaacataatttttaatagttCAGTTGCACAGAAGCTCAGTTTGGAACTGAATCTTGCAGCGATGCTCTGCAATCTTCTGCAGAAATGTAAGGACCGGCAGCTGGTTGATGACATTAAATGCTTTGATTTGCgtctcctcttcctcttgtCACTTCTGCACACAGATATTAGAGCACAGCTGCGTCAGGAGCTACAAGGGGTGCAGGTTTTGACTCAGGCTTTGGAGAGTTCCCTGAGTGTAAGATGGACAGAAGAATATAAAGCAGCAGAAGATCGTGACAGACCTCCTCTGTCTTTGCAAGAGACAGATTGTGCCATTGAGGCACTAAAAGCTCTATTTAATGTAACACTTGACAGTTGGAATGTCCACAGCAAG aatGAATCTCATCAATTTCGTTACATGGCTGCCATCCTTCGACACTGCTTATTAACCACGGGCCctactgaagaaaaaactgAAGAGTTGCACAG CAATGCAATCAACCTCTTAAGCAATGTTCCAGTTTCTTGCTTGGATGTTCTTATTAATCCATCGTCCCAAGAGGAAACAGATATAAAATACAATGGTATGAATATGGGAGCTATTCAGATTTTACTGGATTTCATGGAGAAGAGAATAGACAAG ggAAGCAGCTATAGAGAAGGTCTGACTCCAGTTCTCAGTTTATTAACTGAATGCTGCCGAACTCACAGGAATATCAGGAAGTTTATCAAAGCTCAG GTACTGCCTCCGTTAAGAGATGTCTCAAACCGTCCTGAAGTTGGCACCACAGTGAGGAACAAACTCGTGCGCCTTATGACACACGTTGACCTTGGAGTAAAGCAAATTgcagcagaatttctttttgttctttgtaaaGAGAGAg TTGATAGCTTGTTGAAATACACAGGCTATGGTAACGCAGCAGGAttgctggcagccaggggcCTGCtagctggaggaagaggagatcATTGGTACTCAGATGATGAAGATACAGACACAGAAGAATATAAATCTGCAAAGCCAAA CATTAACCTTATCACTGGTCACTTAGAAGAGCCAATGCCCAATCCAATGGATGAAATGACGGAAGAACAAAAAGAGTATGAAGCTATGAAGCTTGTCAACATGTTTGATAAACTTTCCAG AGATGAGCTCATAAAGCCAATGGGAGTGCGGCCGGATGGGACAATGGCTCCTTTGGAGGAAGCAGTCAGCCAGTACCATACCAGCAAGCAAGAGAGCTCAGATTCAGACTAA